The proteins below are encoded in one region of Hordeum vulgare subsp. vulgare chromosome 3H, MorexV3_pseudomolecules_assembly, whole genome shotgun sequence:
- the LOC123445130 gene encoding F-box protein SKP2A-like, whose amino-acid sequence MVNAQMVSGYLDNSFNALMVSGGVESGQTQNGGTDTTLSGWKDLPMELLLRIISVAGDDRMVIVACGVCTGWRDALGWGATSLSFSWCQDHMNELVISLAHKFPKLQVLSLRQIKPQLEDDAVEAVANSCHDLRELDLSRSFRLSDRSLYALAHGCPHLTRLNISGCSNFSDAALIYLTSQCKNLKCLNLCGCVRAATDRALQAIACNCSQLQSLNLGWCDTVTDGGVTSLASGCPELRAVDLCGCVLITDESVVALANGCPHLRSLGLYYCQNITDRAMYSLAEKSRIRSKGMSWDTAKNSRSCSRDDKDGLASLNISQCTALTPPAVQAVCDSFPALHTCPDRHSLIISGCLSLTAVHCACAHHRHRAGAGRAILSNHAY is encoded by the exons ATGGTCAATGCACAGATGGTGAGTGGGTACTTAGACAATTCGTTCAATGCACTCATGGTTTCTGGTGGCGTTGAGAGTGGACAGACACAGAATGGTGGCACAGACACTACCTTGTCAGGCTGGAAGGACCTTCCCATGGAGCTTCTTCTGAGGATCATATCAGTAGCTGGTGATGACAGGATGGTTATTGTAGCCTGCGGTGTTTGCACCGGGTGGCGTGATGCACTAGGTTGGGGAGCCACAAGTCTCTCCTTCTCGTG GTGCCAGGACCACATGAATGAGTTGGTGATATCACTCGCCCACAAATTTCCAAAGCTTCAAGTCCTTTCTCTAAGGCAAATCAAGCCTCAGCTTGAAGACGATGCAGTGGAGGCTGTAGCAAATTCTTGTCATGATTTGCGCGAGTTGGATCTGAGCAGAAGCTTCAGGCTCAGTGATCGGTCCTTGTATGCTCTGGCACATGGGTGCCCTCACCTTACAAGGCTGAACATCAGCGGATGTTCCAATTTCAGTGATGCTGCTTTGATCTACCTCACTAGTCAATGCAAGAACCTGAAATGCTTGAATCTGTGCGGGTGTGTGCGGGCAGCAACCGACAGAGCGTTGCAG GCCATAGCCTGCAACTGTAGTCAGCTGCAATCTTTGAACCTTGGCTGGTGTGATACTGTCACTGACGGGGGAGTTACTAGCCTGGCATCAGGTTGTCCTGAACTTAGGGCCGTCGACTTGTGTGGCTGTGTTCTTATAACAG ATGAGAGTGTGGTTGCTCTTGCAAACGGATGCCCTCACCTGCGTTCCCTGGGGCTGTACTACTGCCAGAACATCACCGACCGGGCCATGTACTCGCTGGCCGAGAAGAGCCGCATCAGGAGCAAGGGCATGAGCTGGGACACGGCGAAGAACAGCCGCAGCTGCAGCCGCGACGACAAGGATGGCCTCGCCAGCCTGAACATCAGCCAGTGCACGGCGCTGACGCCCCCCGCCGTGCAGGCGGTGTGCGACTCGTTCCCGGCGCTCCACACGTGCCCGGATAGGCACTCCCTCATCATCAGCGGCTGCCTGAGCCTCACCGCCGTGCACTGCGCGTGCGCCCACCACCGGCACCGCGCCGGGGCCGGGAGAGCCATCCTGTCTAACCATGCCTACTGA
- the LOC123440632 gene encoding S-norcoclaurine synthase 1-like has translation MMDDPKPRNLGGSLPVPNVQDLAGRPDELAVTPTLLRRYVRAQPNTVDLRPDAPAGEEQEHVPVVDLRRLLGPDEDGLAGGRDEEAARLRSACEDWGFFQVVNHGIPEETLEEMKRSVMGFFALPLAEKAALAQEPGEIEGYGQAFVVSEEQTLDWADMFFLLTQPPSYRDLRLWPSKPSTFKNCLEKYCTEVQRVAGELLGAMAENLGVKDHASMTRLAAAQAVRMNYYPPCPEAHVDSVLGLSPHSDAVGLTLLLQVSQVPGLQIRRKGGWVPVAPLPGALVVNVGDVVEVSTNGRYRSVEHRAVVNAREERMSIATFHSGKFGTMYGPLEEVVGDEEPRYRSVSVEEYVKLVVSSKLDGKNIMDAMKIS, from the exons ATGATGGACGACCCCAAGCCACGGAACCTCGGCGGCTCGCTGCCCGTGCCCAACGTGCAGGACCTCGCCGGCCGCCCCGATGAGCTCGCGGTCACGCCGACTCTACTCCGCCGCTACGTGCGGGCTCAGCCCAACACGGTCGACCTGCGCCCCGACGCCCCTGCCGGCGAAGAACAGGAGCACGTCCCCGTCGTCGACCTTCGCCGGCTCCTCGGTCCGGACGAGGACGGCCTCGCCGGCGGGCGGGACGAGGAGGCCGCCAGGCTGCGGTCGGCCTGCGAGGACTGGGGGTTCTTCCAGGTGGTGAACCACGGGATACCCGAGGAGACCCTGGAGGAGATGAAGAGGAGCGTCATGGGCTTCTTCGCGCTCCCGCTGGCGGAGAAGGCGGCCCTCGCGCAGGAGCCCGGCGAGATCGAGGGGTACGGCCAGGCGTTCGTCGTCTCGGAGGAGCAGACGCTCGACTGGGCGGACATGTTCTTCCTCCTCACGCAGCCGCCCAGCTACCGCGACCTCCGCCTCTGGCCGTCCAAACCTTCCACGTTCAA GAATTGCTTGGAGAAGTACTGTACGGAGGTGCAAAGGGTGGCGGGCGAGCTGCTGGGAGCCATGGCGGAGAACCTGGGCGTGAAGGACCACGCGAGCATGACGAGGCTCGCCGCGGCGCAGGCAGTGAGGATGAACTACTACCCGCCATGCCCGGAGGCGCACGTGGACAGCGTGCTGGGCCTGTCGCCGCACTCGGACGCCGTCGGGCTGACGCTGCTGCTGCAGGTGAGCCAGGTCCCCGGGCTGCAGATCAGGAGGAAAGGCGGCTGGGTCCCGGTCGCGCCGCTCCCCGGCGCCCTCGTCGTCAACGTCGGCGACGTGGTCGAGGTGTCGACCAACGGGAGGTACAGGAGCGTGGAGCACAGGGCGGTGGTCAACGCGCGCGAGGAGCGGATGTCCATCGCGACGTTCCACAGCGGGAAGTTCGGCACCATGTACGGGCCGCTGGAGGAGGTGGTCGGAGACGAGGAGCCGCGGTACAGGAGTGTCAGCGTCGAGGAGTACGTGAAGCTCGTCGTCTCCAGCAAGCTCGACGGCAAGAACATCATGGACGCCATGAAGATCAGTTGA